In Candidatus Chlorohelix allophototropha, one DNA window encodes the following:
- a CDS encoding CpaF family protein produces the protein MLLKRVGGPTPEGRPGESGPLPPPPAQAVPPPSAPAQGNPPPPPPFASIPGNIVTNSTIPGATSVAPPPTSGSMIPGMGMAGIVVDREKLREFRNQIVTRIQSSIGTNTVLNRDEKTTRELATKFKLVYDQLQLNLPQEQQKILFDEVLAEMVGFGPLEQLLGDESVTEIMVNGPKLIYIEQRGRLLESNITFENDEHVMRIINRIIAPLGRRIDRKSPMVDARLPDGSRVNAVIPPCSIDGPSITIRKFNKKPLTIENLINFGSVTADMAKFFEACVKARLNIVVSGGTGSGKTTLLNVLSSFIPETERIVTIEDAAELQLMQRHVVRLETKKPDVDGTSEVTIRDLVRNSLRMRPDRIVVGECRGGEALDMLQAMNTGHDGSLTTLHANTPRDATRRVETMCLMAGMDLPLKVIREQMASAINLIIQQSRLRDGTRKVTAVTEIQGMEGENIVLQDIFMWDEEGDDNGKVAGALKPTGLRPKFEPKLSLIGYKLPPSMFGGKLPGSERNQKK, from the coding sequence ATGCTTTTGAAAAGAGTTGGGGGTCCTACCCCGGAAGGTCGTCCCGGAGAATCAGGTCCATTACCACCTCCTCCCGCACAGGCTGTGCCTCCTCCTAGCGCTCCGGCGCAAGGAAACCCGCCGCCACCGCCGCCTTTCGCTTCTATTCCCGGCAATATAGTGACCAATTCAACAATACCAGGTGCGACTTCCGTAGCGCCGCCACCGACTTCCGGTAGTATGATACCGGGAATGGGTATGGCTGGAATTGTGGTTGACCGTGAGAAATTACGCGAGTTCCGAAATCAGATTGTAACTCGGATTCAATCAAGCATCGGCACAAACACGGTGCTGAACCGCGATGAAAAAACCACCCGCGAGTTGGCTACAAAATTCAAGCTGGTTTACGATCAGCTTCAACTTAACCTGCCACAAGAACAGCAAAAAATACTATTTGACGAAGTGCTGGCAGAAATGGTCGGTTTCGGTCCGCTTGAGCAATTGCTAGGAGACGAATCAGTCACAGAAATTATGGTGAACGGACCAAAGCTGATTTACATCGAACAGCGCGGACGCTTATTGGAAAGCAATATCACTTTCGAGAACGATGAGCATGTGATGCGTATTATCAATCGCATTATCGCTCCTCTAGGACGGCGTATTGACCGCAAATCTCCGATGGTAGATGCCCGCTTGCCCGATGGTAGCCGCGTCAATGCAGTAATCCCGCCCTGCTCTATTGACGGACCAAGTATCACTATCCGCAAGTTCAACAAAAAGCCTTTGACCATTGAAAACCTGATCAACTTTGGCTCTGTTACAGCAGATATGGCAAAGTTTTTTGAAGCCTGCGTTAAAGCGCGTTTGAACATTGTGGTATCCGGTGGTACTGGTTCTGGTAAAACCACCTTATTGAACGTACTTAGTAGCTTTATTCCTGAAACAGAACGCATTGTAACGATTGAGGATGCCGCCGAATTGCAATTAATGCAACGTCACGTGGTGCGGCTTGAAACCAAGAAACCGGATGTGGATGGAACTTCTGAAGTTACCATTCGTGACCTAGTGCGTAACTCTTTGCGTATGCGCCCCGACCGTATTGTAGTAGGAGAGTGCCGTGGTGGTGAAGCGCTCGACATGCTCCAAGCAATGAATACCGGACACGATGGTTCGCTAACCACCCTCCATGCCAATACCCCTCGCGATGCTACCCGGCGCGTTGAGACTATGTGCTTGATGGCTGGCATGGATTTGCCGCTTAAGGTTATTCGTGAGCAAATGGCAAGCGCAATAAACTTGATTATCCAACAATCTCGTTTGCGTGATGGAACTCGTAAGGTCACCGCTGTTACCGAAATCCAAGGTATGGAAGGCGAAAATATAGTTTTGCAAGATATCTTTATGTGGGACGAAGAAGGCGATGACAACGGCAAAGTAGCAGGAGCTTTGAAGCCAACAGGCTTACGACCAAAGTTCGAACCAAAGCTAAGCCTGATTGGGTACAAGTTGCCACCCTCTATGTTCGGTGGGAAGCTTCCGGGAAGCGAAAGAAACCAGAAAAAATAA
- a CDS encoding MarR family winged helix-turn-helix transcriptional regulator has translation MPAANPQTQEPDTPKPEQLLANEDRQRRCAQEVLTIIPLLRRIIQRERDGSELPITLQQYSVLKVLHQQQYLISELADIFKVSRPTMTRIIDGLEGRHRNNDQSAKSKAPRRLKLVERVDSPDDRRLVYARITSEGEAVVRRYHSKAEESVTSILNQITGDEFEAIEKAMNTLRRSLEQSGDL, from the coding sequence ATGCCAGCAGCAAACCCGCAAACACAGGAACCTGATACGCCAAAACCAGAACAATTGCTTGCTAATGAGGATAGGCAACGTCGTTGCGCTCAGGAAGTTTTGACCATCATTCCACTACTTCGCCGTATAATCCAACGCGAACGAGATGGTTCAGAATTGCCGATAACTTTGCAGCAATATTCTGTTTTGAAAGTGTTGCATCAGCAACAATACTTGATCAGTGAACTGGCAGATATTTTTAAGGTTAGTCGCCCTACCATGACTCGTATAATCGACGGTCTAGAGGGGAGACATCGTAATAATGATCAGTCTGCAAAAAGTAAAGCTCCCCGCCGCTTGAAATTGGTAGAACGGGTGGATAGCCCTGATGACCGCCGTCTGGTTTATGCCCGAATTACGAGTGAAGGTGAAGCGGTAGTACGTCGCTATCACTCTAAGGCTGAGGAAAGCGTTACTTCGATTCTGAATCAGATAACCGGTGATGAATTTGAGGCAATTGAGAAAGCAATGAATACGCTTCGCCGTTCGCTTGAGCAGAGTGGCGATTTATAG
- a CDS encoding MarR family winged helix-turn-helix transcriptional regulator, which produces MKSTCFCINLRRASRILTRLYDDELAPIGIPVTQYSLLANILRAPNSNLTELADELYLERTTLLRNLKILQAAGYISISHIKGEAGNKVSLTEQGRLKIEEARPYWEKAQQKVRETLGDKGNTELLLLLDSLQQFDI; this is translated from the coding sequence ATGAAATCAACTTGCTTTTGTATAAACTTGCGTAGGGCATCCCGAATTCTTACCCGTCTTTATGATGATGAACTAGCACCGATAGGGATACCCGTTACCCAATACTCGCTGCTCGCTAATATTTTACGAGCGCCGAATTCAAATCTAACCGAATTAGCCGATGAGCTATATCTAGAGCGCACCACCCTTTTGCGAAATCTGAAAATATTACAAGCAGCCGGGTATATTAGCATCAGCCATATAAAAGGTGAAGCCGGAAACAAGGTCTCTTTGACTGAGCAAGGTCGTTTGAAAATTGAAGAAGCGCGCCCTTATTGGGAAAAGGCACAGCAAAAAGTTCGAGAAACGCTAGGGGACAAAGGTAACACCGAACTGCTACTTTTACTGGATAGCTTGCAGCAATTTGATATTTAA
- a CDS encoding MFS transporter, which yields MKDRAASPRFHYAWVIAIITFLTLLTTAGIRSTPGVLLVPLGEDFHWDRATVSLAIAINLVLFGLFGPFAAALMDRFGVRRVMLIAFGTIACALLLTTVMTEPWQLYILWGIMVGISTGATATVLAAFVTNRWFVKQRGLVLGIMTASNATGQLVFLPLLATLITTFGWRAASWTTLTAIIILFPIVAIFMRNRPSDKGLKAYGAEPDAVEPERSTGNPFANAINGLLRGLRSRDFWLLSGSFFICGATTNGLIGTHLIPASMDHGIPEVTAASLLALIGVFDIIGTTASGWLSDRVDNRVLLAWYYGLRGLSLLFLPYALGTGFLSLAVFIVFYGLDWVATVPPTVRLTADIFGKASAPVIFGWIFAAHQLGAAFASFGAGALYTILGDYQVSFLLAGLLSLVASGLVIRIGHKSGKTPTTLSEASNQAA from the coding sequence ATGAAAGATAGAGCGGCATCGCCCCGATTTCACTATGCTTGGGTCATAGCAATTATTACCTTCCTGACACTGCTCACAACTGCCGGTATTCGCTCAACTCCGGGGGTGCTGCTCGTTCCATTGGGCGAGGATTTTCATTGGGATAGGGCAACAGTTTCGCTGGCAATCGCCATTAACCTAGTTCTTTTTGGTTTGTTTGGGCCTTTCGCTGCCGCTTTGATGGATAGATTTGGCGTAAGACGGGTGATGTTGATTGCCTTTGGCACAATTGCCTGCGCTTTATTATTGACTACCGTTATGACCGAACCGTGGCAACTGTATATTTTATGGGGTATAATGGTCGGTATATCCACCGGAGCAACTGCTACAGTGTTGGCAGCCTTTGTAACTAACCGTTGGTTTGTGAAACAGCGCGGGTTGGTGCTAGGCATTATGACTGCCAGCAATGCTACCGGGCAACTGGTATTTCTACCGCTGCTGGCAACCCTGATTACCACGTTTGGCTGGAGGGCAGCATCTTGGACTACCCTAACCGCAATAATTATCTTATTTCCGATAGTCGCCATATTCATGCGCAATCGCCCTTCCGACAAAGGCTTAAAAGCTTACGGGGCTGAACCGGATGCAGTAGAACCAGAAAGAAGCACCGGAAACCCTTTTGCAAACGCTATAAACGGCTTGTTGCGGGGCTTGCGTTCGCGCGATTTCTGGCTTCTTTCCGGCAGTTTCTTTATCTGTGGCGCTACCACCAATGGGCTTATCGGCACACATCTGATTCCCGCCTCGATGGATCACGGCATCCCGGAAGTAACTGCTGCCAGTTTGCTTGCCCTTATCGGGGTCTTTGATATTATCGGAACCACCGCCTCAGGCTGGCTCTCAGACCGGGTTGATAATCGCGTATTGTTGGCGTGGTACTACGGCTTGCGAGGTCTCTCGTTACTGTTCTTGCCCTATGCGTTAGGCACAGGCTTTCTTTCACTGGCAGTATTTATCGTATTTTATGGGCTGGATTGGGTCGCTACTGTACCACCCACCGTTCGCTTAACCGCCGATATTTTTGGCAAAGCCAGCGCCCCGGTGATTTTTGGCTGGATTTTCGCCGCTCATCAACTCGGCGCGGCTTTTGCTTCTTTTGGGGCAGGTGCGCTTTACACAATTTTGGGCGATTATCAGGTTAGTTTTTTGCTGGCAGGTCTTTTATCGCTGGTTGCCTCTGGTCTAGTAATCCGGATTGGGCACAAGTCAGGAAAAACCCCGACAACCCTTTCAGAAGCATCGAATCAGGCGGCTTGA